One Glycocaulis abyssi DNA window includes the following coding sequences:
- a CDS encoding type II toxin-antitoxin system HicB family antitoxin yields the protein MTLHVYPAILEGDAETGFSVYFPDLDGCVSAGDSASEAALNAQEALALHLEGLMGEGLPVPAPSDLSVIRPEPGAPEAARLLVTAYLPDPSPLHQPQRTHAE from the coding sequence ATGACACTGCATGTCTATCCCGCCATTCTCGAAGGCGATGCTGAAACCGGTTTCAGCGTCTACTTCCCCGATCTTGACGGCTGCGTATCGGCTGGCGACAGCGCCAGCGAAGCCGCGCTGAACGCGCAGGAAGCCCTCGCCTTGCATCTCGAAGGGCTGATGGGAGAGGGCCTGCCTGTTCCTGCCCCGTCAGATCTTTCCGTGATCCGGCCTGAACCTGGCGCGCCGGAGGCTGCCCGCCTTCTGGTTACCGCCTATCTGCCTGATCCCTCCCCGCTCCACCAGCCGCAACGGACGCATGCCGAATGA
- a CDS encoding type II toxin-antitoxin system HicA family toxin — MLTSREVIARLEKAGWRKIRQRGSHVQMKKDGVAAIVTVPHPKKDLKRGTLRSIERASGVQLIKD, encoded by the coding sequence ATGCTCACCAGCCGGGAGGTCATAGCCAGGCTGGAGAAAGCTGGCTGGCGCAAAATCAGACAACGTGGCAGCCATGTGCAGATGAAGAAAGACGGGGTGGCAGCGATCGTGACGGTGCCACATCCCAAAAAGGACCTGAAGCGTGGTACGCTGCGCTCCATCGAACGCGCGAGCGGCGTGCAACTAATCAAGGACTGA
- the purQ gene encoding phosphoribosylformylglycinamidine synthase subunit PurQ: protein MKTAVIVFPGSNCDRDAAEALRMVTGQAPAMIWHQETSLPDGLDLAVIPGGFSYGDYLRSGAIAARSPITRDLVKRAGDGMPVLGVCNGFQILIETGLLPGALMRNAGLLFVCERTALQIENTNSRFTRAYGETREVTIPVAHHDGNYFADNETLDRLEGEGQVAFRYLNNPNGSIRDIAGITNAAGNVLGMMPHPERAVDPLHGGTDGLGVFESLLGRE, encoded by the coding sequence ATGAAGACCGCTGTCATTGTATTCCCCGGCTCTAATTGCGACCGCGATGCGGCCGAGGCTTTGCGCATGGTTACGGGGCAGGCCCCGGCCATGATCTGGCACCAGGAAACCAGCCTGCCGGACGGGCTTGATCTCGCCGTCATCCCCGGCGGGTTCTCCTATGGCGACTATCTGCGTTCCGGCGCGATTGCCGCCCGCTCGCCGATCACGCGCGATCTGGTAAAGCGCGCCGGAGATGGCATGCCTGTGCTGGGCGTATGCAACGGCTTCCAGATCCTCATCGAGACGGGGCTTCTGCCCGGCGCGCTGATGCGTAATGCCGGCCTGCTGTTTGTCTGTGAGCGCACCGCGCTGCAGATCGAGAACACCAATTCGCGCTTCACCCGCGCCTATGGCGAGACGCGCGAGGTGACCATCCCCGTCGCGCACCATGATGGCAATTATTTCGCCGATAACGAGACGCTGGACCGGCTGGAGGGCGAAGGCCAGGTGGCCTTCCGCTATCTGAACAATCCCAATGGCTCGATCCGCGATATCGCCGGAATCACCAATGCGGCGGGCAATGTGCTCGGTATGATGCCCCACCCCGAACGCGCGGTTGATCCGCTCCATGGCGGCACGGACGGCCTCGGCGTGTTTGAAAGCCTTCTGGGGCGGGAGTGA
- a CDS encoding DUF5694 domain-containing protein, translating into MLKLAVAALAGLATLAANEAQARFEPFDPRPYAAQVHGDVTEAYVLGTAHLAQAEGFDPAALSGLLDRLEVLAPDVITIEALGPETIFLMRAYDTRYDGAAGFFARSALEGVSLAGEETGLDMPQARVAVDGALADWPDTPVAAQRRHLAALFAASGDIFSALVQWLRLDAAERVAGDGVTDELVALLERVSASHNENVQIAVALAVRLGQERVYAADDHTASYLMSRVAGPMTAALETPEFASIFDHPVFTTSALGSDDWQSPEAMLDYFRRLNAPEHGVMDVEGQWLVMIDREWPEDAGRVRIAEWDTRNLRMAAHIREASADAVGGRVLAIVGSAHKPWLDAYLEMMTDMRSGDMLAVLE; encoded by the coding sequence ATGCTGAAACTTGCCGTTGCCGCGTTGGCCGGTCTCGCAACACTCGCCGCCAATGAAGCGCAGGCGCGTTTCGAGCCCTTCGATCCGCGGCCCTACGCCGCCCAGGTGCATGGGGACGTGACGGAGGCGTATGTGCTGGGCACGGCGCATCTGGCGCAGGCGGAAGGGTTTGATCCGGCGGCGCTCTCCGGTCTGCTGGACCGTCTTGAAGTGCTGGCACCGGACGTCATCACCATTGAGGCGCTTGGCCCGGAAACGATTTTCCTGATGCGGGCCTATGATACCCGCTATGACGGGGCGGCGGGCTTTTTTGCCCGTTCCGCGCTCGAAGGCGTGAGTCTCGCCGGAGAGGAAACCGGCCTTGATATGCCACAAGCCCGCGTCGCTGTAGACGGGGCGCTGGCAGACTGGCCGGACACACCTGTAGCAGCGCAGCGCCGCCATCTCGCCGCGCTCTTCGCGGCGTCCGGCGACATCTTTTCCGCGCTGGTGCAATGGCTGCGCCTTGATGCGGCGGAGCGGGTGGCGGGCGATGGCGTCACCGATGAGCTTGTGGCCCTGCTGGAGAGGGTCTCGGCCTCCCATAACGAGAACGTCCAGATCGCTGTGGCGCTGGCGGTGCGGCTTGGCCAAGAGCGGGTCTACGCTGCCGACGATCACACTGCCTCCTATCTGATGAGCCGGGTGGCCGGACCAATGACTGCCGCGCTGGAGACACCGGAATTTGCCAGCATTTTCGACCACCCGGTTTTCACCACTAGTGCGCTGGGTTCCGATGACTGGCAGAGCCCGGAAGCTATGCTGGACTATTTCCGGCGGCTGAACGCGCCTGAACACGGCGTGATGGATGTGGAAGGGCAGTGGCTGGTGATGATTGACCGGGAATGGCCCGAAGACGCCGGCCGGGTACGTATCGCCGAATGGGATACCCGCAATCTGCGCATGGCCGCCCATATTCGCGAGGCATCGGCCGATGCTGTAGGCGGACGCGTGTTGGCGATCGTCGGTTCCGCGCACAAGCCCTGGCTTGATGCCTATCTGGAGATGATGACCGATATGCGCAGCGGCGACATGCTGGCGGTGCTGGAATAG
- a CDS encoding type II toxin-antitoxin system RelE/ParE family toxin: protein MARRIEFSSAALSDLDEIAYFGAMEFGMSAARRYLQALDDGLKLLLAFPDSAPAYAWSGTRVRIRSIRSHRIVYMVQPGNSLRVLRILHARQLPPELA, encoded by the coding sequence ATGGCGCGCCGGATTGAGTTTTCCTCAGCAGCACTCTCTGACCTGGACGAAATCGCCTATTTCGGCGCCATGGAGTTCGGAATGAGTGCGGCGCGCCGATATTTGCAGGCGCTGGATGACGGGCTGAAACTACTCTTGGCCTTTCCCGATTCCGCGCCAGCTTATGCCTGGTCCGGCACTCGGGTGCGGATCCGGTCCATCAGATCTCATCGCATCGTCTACATGGTCCAACCAGGCAACAGCTTGCGCGTGTTACGTATCCTTCACGCCCGCCAGCTTCCGCCCGAACTGGCGTAA